DNA sequence from the Rattus rattus isolate New Zealand chromosome 2, Rrattus_CSIRO_v1, whole genome shotgun sequence genome:
gggggagggggcagctaCTACAGGTCTGTCTGGTTTCCTCTCTTGCCCTGAGACCGAGGtcttacttttctcatttctccctAAGAGGTAATTCTAAAATATCTCCACAAACTGAGGTTGTAGTTCATAGAGTGCCTGCCTCCCTGGGTTTATCTATAGCACCGCATATAGTTCCAGCGTTCAGGAGGCAAACCAGAGTTCAAAGCCATAGGCAGTTGTATAGCACATTCAAGGCCAGACACCCAAGCAGAAGCGTGATCAGAATgggagtgtcttagggtttctgttgcagtggtaaaacaccatgaccaaaagcaacctggtgAGAAacggttgatttcagctctcaggtcacactccctCACTAAGGGGAGTCAGGGGGCAGGAGctggcagaggccatggaagaatgctgcttactggcttaatcctcttggcttgctcagcctgctttgttgcACACAGGAATGACACCAGCCACAGTACATAGGGCCCTTCCACACCAGtcagcaaacaacaaaaccctatcCGTAGACTTccctgcaggccaatctgatggcgGCATTTTCTCACGATTTCATCTtcccatatatatgtgtatcGAGCTGACAAAGACCAGTCAGCACAAGAGGGTTGTTTTTTGTAAAGGTGTTGGGGGGACCAGGGTCCATTAAATGCTAGACTGGGGTGTCTGTAAGCTACCCCAAAGCCTCGGGTGAGATTTCCTAGTGCTCACAGCCCTTACTATCAGATTCAAAGAAGGCCAGaggggaatgtctgggaaggCACCTGACTCTGAGGGGCTTCAGAGGTCTGTCAGCTATGTGTTCATGACTCTAGTCCTGCACCTGTCACTGTAGCCCCAGTTAACGCCCTGGTGTCTCATCTGCTGGTGGTTGAACCTGAGAAGCTGTACGCCATGCCTGACCCAGCAAGCCCTGATGGACACCTCCCTGCTGTGGCCACTCTCTGTGATCTTTTTGATCGAGAGATAGTGGTCACCATCAGCTGGGCCAAGAGCATCCCAGGTAAAGGGCCTGGTGGTCAGAGCATCCTTGAACAGGTAGGCCCTATTTGACCCTGCTGCCTTCTTGACCTGTCCTGCTTCCCCTGCCCTCCAGGCTTCTCCTCACTGTCACTCTCTGACCAGATGTCAGTACTGCAGAGTGTGTGGATGGAGGTGCTGGTGCTGGGTGTGGCTCAGCGCTCACTGCCACTGCAGGATGAGCTGGCCTTTGCTGAGGACCTGGTCCTGGATGAAGAGGGGGCACGGGCTGCTGGTCTGGGGGATCTGGGGGCAGCCCTGCTGCAGCTGGTTCGGCGGCTGCAAGCCCTACGGCTGGAGCGGGAGGAGTACGTCCTGCTGAAAGCTCTGGCCCTTGCCAACTCTGGTGAGTATTCAGGGGAAACACACAGGTCTCCCCATAAGGTCCTCCAGCTGTCGATGGTGGTGGTATGTTCCTTTTTTGTGGATAAAGACAGCTGAGGCTTAATTATTGAAAATAACCAAGTAAGCCAAGGCCCTGAATTATACATGGGATTCTGAGCCTTTGGGGGGCTGACAAAGCAATAGTGAGAGGGGAAGTGTGGAGGTTGAGAGGTGGCCACAGGTGAGAAAGGGTGGGCCCCAGCTCACAGGCCAAGCAGTGAGTGCATTGCCCCACCCTGTGGTGTCCAAACAGATGAGTCCTGCCCCTTGGTCTCTCAGCCAGTGGTTCTCTCCCCCCAGACTCCGTGCATATTGAAGATGCTGAGGCTGTGGAGCAGCTGCGTGAAGCCCTGCACGAGGCCCTGCTGGAGTATGAAGCTGGCCGGGCTGGCCCTGGAGGGGGTGCTGAGCGGAGGCGCGCAGGCAGGCTGCTGCTTACGCTGCCACTCCTCCGCCAGACAGCAGGCAAAGTCCTGGCCCATTTCTATGGGGTGAAGCTGGAGGGCAAGGTGCCCATGCACAAGCTGTTTTTGGAAATGCTTGAGGCCATGATGGACTGAGGCAAGGGGTGGGACAGGGTGGGGTGGCTGGCAGGATCTGCCTGGCATAGGGTGTTAGCCCCAAGGGGGCAAAGCTGGAGTCTGGGCAGTGCCACAGCCTGCTGGCAGGGCCAGGGCAATGCCATCCGCCCCTGGGAGCAGGCTtcatgccctcccctcccccctttgggGGGGATTGTCAGAAGCCAGGAAAGTGAATGCCCAGGTGTGGGCACAGTGCTGCCCCTTGCAAGCCATAATGTGCCCCCCCCCAGAGTGTTGGGGGCCTTGCGGAAGCCATAGGGGGCTGTAGGGGATGTGTAGGAGGCAAAAACTGAtctcagggagggaaggggatggaggcCACAGTCTCCCAGTGGGTGATGCTTTTGCTGCTGCTTACTCCGACCTCCTCTCCAGAGCAGAGGGGGGCTTGGAAAGCAAAGGCCCTGCCCCTTCGCTCCTCTCCTCATTGCATTGGGCATTAGTGCCCCCCCTTGAAGCAATAACTCCAAGCAGGCTCCAGCCCCTGGACCCCTGGGGTGGCCAGGGCCCCCTATCAGCTCCCACCTCAAGGGGTGGGGGACAGCACTGCCTCTACGCCCTGCAGAGCAATAACACTATATTTATTTTTGGGTTTGGCCAGGGAGGCGCAGGGCCATGGGGCAAGCCAGGGCCCAGAGCCCTTGGCTGTACAGAGACtctattttaatgtatatttgcTGCAAAGAGAAACCGCTTTTGGTTTTGAacctttaatgagaaaaaaaaaaatatactatgGAGCTCAAGTACACGGTGGTCGGTGAATCATTGGGGGAATTTGGGGGGTCACGCACGACACATCTAGTTAACAGACCATACAACAGATAACACACACAGTCACGAAACACCAAAGATGTGGCTAACAAGGTTACGTCTCGGTTTCCTCATCATTCAACAGCATATTGGGGATCCCACGGCTGATGGGGAAAAGACGACCAGATTCTGGGCATTGCAGGGTGCCCTCCAGCACATCAACCTGCGGGGGAGCAGAGCAAAGCTAAGCACAGGGAACCTCAGGGGCAGTGGGGGGAGCTAGGCAGGTGATGAACAAGGATTCTCACCTCAAGCAACACATGGTGCATCTTCCTCAAAAACGTCTCATCGTGCTCATAGCCTTCAGTCGGCTCTTTGGGTACCTCGGCCAAGTTTAACTGTGAAAAGGAGGTTTACTTGGTCAGTGGGCACACAGACACCGAACCCACCCCGGCAGGGAAGAGCCCTGCCCCCGAGGGGTGACAAAAGGGGCGGGGTTCTCACGGTGTCCGCTGCCTGCACAAGCGCCGCCCACTCCACTTTGGGGATCATCCGCGCCACGAAGTCGGGGTTGAACTCCACAGGGTTAATGCGGACCTCCGTGGCCTGCGGGGAGAAAGGTTTGGCGAGGTAGGTCCGGGCCCCGAAGTCTTCACCCTGAACTATAAGGGGCGACAAACCCTTGTGCAGTTACCTGCAGGCGCAGCGGGAAGCCACGCGTGCCCACGCCCCGCACATGCGAGCTGAGGAGATTGTGGGTGAGCAGTTTCATGTTGTCGCACCGGAGCTCGGGAGGCCGGAACCGGAAGGAGTCCACACTTCTCTTTTGCGCCACTTCCGCTGCTGAAGCATTTGGCTTCTTCCCCGGACCGGAAGTGGTGCACTTAGGGGAAATTTTGGGGCTTTGCGGCAACAGAGATGGGAAGAACTGTGTTGGGTCAAGTTTTGATACCGGAAGCGTTTCTCGGGAAGATCGCAAACCCCGCTCTCTGTAAATGGTACATATTATGCAAATCACATGTGTCGCGCCGCTCTGGTTGAATGTAAAACAAGCACATTTGAGGCTTAGCCAGATTACCCTCCGACCTCTGTTTGCAGTTAAGGGTCAGAAACGGTCACATCGGTAAGCCAGGAACTTCTTTCTGTATACAAATAAGGCGTGCGACCTCTGGAAGATCCGTCGCGTCACAACGCGTCACGGCCCAGCCCTATAAGCGGGCGTAGTGTGTGCGGCGTGCTGGTGTGGGCGGAGCGGTCTTTGTACCCACCTCCTGTGGGCAGAGTCATCTGCCGGTGGGCTGCGGCGGCGGGGCGGGCATGGTCCAGCTGAGGTTTTGCGTCCTAGGCAGCATAGCCGGTTCCGTGCTCCGTGCATCGACTACCTGGACGTGCGTGGCAAGCAGAGCAGGCCGGAAAGGAGCAGGTTGGGAGTGTGGTGGGGCCCGCAGCTTCAGCAGTGCCGCGGTGACCATGGCCCCGATCAAGGTGACCGGTTTTACTTTTCCTGGGTCCAACCTATCGCGTCTCTTTGGGTTCCACACGGGGTCTCGGATCTGTCCTCCTCGACGTTTCTTCTTGTCATGCTTTCTGTAAGACCTTGTCGTTGCCTCTCCGTCCGAGGACATTTCTTGAGCCGCCCTCTCAAACCTACTATGCCACTGCCAGGGATCATTTTCAAGCGACCGAATGCTGTGTCATTTCCCACATTTTTGAAATATCTCTTTTGCCGCTTGGTCGCTTTTCAAACCCTTTATACCCTTCACCAAAGCCCCAGCCCTTTCCGTGTTGTACTAGACTTCGCCTCATCTTTTGCAAGAGCTGTGGTTCCTTGGAGACCAGGGTCTGTCTTTCCCACTTCTGTCTCCACTCTGTGAATGCTTCCCCGCCCCACTTCTGTTTGGTCTTTCTGGGAATTCTTGAACGTATCCCCTCTCCTGTTCTTGGACTTCAgttttagagaaagagagaaggaaggaaggaaggaaggaagaagagagagagagagagagagagagagagagagagagagagagagagagagattttcactATAtaatcttggctggcctggaacttggtgtGTAGATGAGTGAGACTGGTCCCCAATGTTAGGATTGAAGGcccttaaaaataacaaaacaacttttaaatacctacttgtttatgtgtgtgtgtttggtaacAGGCATGTgactctggaggtcagaggacagtttcctCAGGAGTCAGTCTTTCTCGTATGTGGATTGTGGGGAAAGAACTCAGGTGATGAGGCTTGGTGGTGGGCAACTTTACCTactcacttcttcctttctttcctttcttctgtggctCCAGGAAGCCTGGTGGGCTGACTCTGAGAGCCCACGTCCTGAACAGTTTTTGGCTTAGGCATCTTCCCTGGTGTGTGGATgggatttttctccttccctgttgCTAGGTGCTTTCTCAACCCTAGACACAGTCCTCTGCATTCCTCCTCTGTGCCTTGATCCATCTTGGGTGGCTTTGTTTTCACAGCATTGCAACACTTGAGAaggcctctccctttctctgttgcCACCAACTGGCCTTAAGCAGAAACAGGCTTTGAAACATGTAGGATGTGGGGCTGGCAGGAGATATGGAAGATTGAGAGACAAGGACATAAGTGGACCCCTGGGACCAGAGAGGCACTTCTGTGCTGGGTATAAACACTGGCTCCATCAAGGTCTGTCTGTAGGGCTGTGGTCTACTTGGCCTCTCTTTACTCCGTCTTACCCTGGTGTCCTTTTCTCTAGGTGGGAGACACCATTCCCTCAGTGGAGGTATTTGAAGGGGAACCTGGAAAGAAGGTGAACTTGGCAGAGCTGTTCAAGGACAAGAAAGGTGTTTTGTTTGGAGTCCCTGGGGCATTTACACCTGGCTGTTCCAAGGTGAGATTTCTCCTTCTCCAGAAGCAGAAATTGGAATCGGGAGCGTGGGAGAAAAGGACCCTGATAAATCTGATAGCTTTGATTATGGCTGCTGGCGGAAGCACTGTGAAAATCACTTGGGAGACCGGCTAATGAGGCAAAAAGTTTGCCTATGGGATTTCATGGTCTTGACCAGAGATTCTTAGGTCCAAGCTTCCTGGTAGCCAAGGCAAAAAGGAAGTGGTCTGTTTCATACTGGTTTCCTTACCCTGATCAGGGATGTTAGGaaataggaggaggagcaggctgagcaacACCAGcaattgtctttgttttcctcttagaCCCATCTGCCTGGGTTTGTGGAGCAAGCCGGAGCTCTGAAGGCCAAGGGCGCACAAGTGGTGGCCTGTCTGAGTGTTAATGATGTCTTCGTGACTGCAGAGTGGGGTCGAGCCCACCAGACAGAAGGCAAGGTGAGGTGTGGGGCCTGTGAGGGGTCGGGGCCAGGTAGAAGGTTTCCTTGTTTTTTATTACactttatttactcattttgtaTGTGGGGTGGGCACTCGTACCATTATGCACAAGTGGAAGTCGGAGGAGAGCCTGTGAGACTTGATTCTCTCTTACCATGCAGGGtcatggggattgaactcaggttgccacaCTTGCCAGCAGGCACCTTCACTTACAGAGCCCTCTCACTGGGGATTTCCTTGTGacatttattctctttccttcaggttcagctCCTGGCTGACCCCACTGGAGCTTTTGGAAAGGTAAGCGTACCACCCTTCCCTCAGCCTGCAGTTGGTCCTGCAGGGACATGTTATGTGGGAGCAGCCCCTGGCCTGTTTGGGGGTTCCTGACACCCATTTCTGCCTGTCCCCAAGGAGACAGATTTACTACTAGATGATTCTCTGGTGTCTCTCTTTGGGAATCGTCGGCTAAAAAGGTAAAGTGGaagcctcctcccccacccccactggtgTTGGCACTAGGGGCCCTGGCTGCTGCCTGGGCTTCTGCAGTTGTACCTCTTTCTGGCAGGTTCTCCATGGTGATAGACAAGGGCGTAGTAAAGGCACTGAATGTGGAGCCGGATGGCACAGGCCTCACCTGCAGCCTGGCCCCCAACATCCTCTCACAACTCTGAGGCCCTGACCAGAATGTCCTCTGACTCTCCCATCTCCTCTACCCAGCTCTGGGCCAAAAGGCCCAGTACCTCCTTACCTGAGGGCCACTGAAATGGAACCTTGACAATATTTCTGCAATAAACAGTTTAATTTGTGTCTTTGCCTCTGGCATGGAATCGTCTGCTTCACCCTTACTCACCGGTAGCCATAGATAGAGCTGAAGTCAGTGGCAGAGGTttggaggagaaaatggagggaCAGCCGGGATAGGTTTCCAGAAGGTAGCATCCTCTAAACTAGCCCGAAGCTGAGAGGAAGCCAGAATTGGTTTTGCTTGGTACATCGTGGGACAGCTGGCGCTTGGCCTAGGAGCTGGCTGActccattgactttttttttaaaaagatttatttaacatatatgagtatactgtagctgtcttcatacataccagaagagggcatcagatcccattacagatggttgtgagccaccatgtggttgctgggatttgaactcaggacctctggaagagcagtcagtgctcttaaccactgagccatctctccaccccctccatTGACTTAATACACAGGGCTGGAAGCTTTGCATCTTGTGAACTGCCATTCTTCCAGAAGCACCCTGGCTCTGGCTTGGCTTCATCAGAGCACACAGTTCCAGGGTCAGGACAGAagacttccccagggaagagccttGGAGAGGTGTGGCCGGTGGGGAGTGGGAATCTGGGCCAAGAGCCAGGGTTGCCAGTGGGGCCTCAGGAGATCCAGATCCTGCTGCTGGCCTTTGGATCTATGTTCAAGGGAGCAGGGGGATTGTTGGGAACCCCTTGTGCTTGGGAGGTTGTACCCCAACAGTAGATTCTTACTGAGCCCCTGCCTGATCTGTGTAGGCATAGTGAGGTACATACTAGGCCTGTCCAGTACTCTGGACCAAACCAGCTCTGCGGCAGCCAGATGGGAGGCCAAGCAGGGTGGAAAAGAGTCAGGCTGAGCT
Encoded proteins:
- the Trmt112 gene encoding multifunctional methyltransferase subunit TRM112-like protein, which produces MKLLTHNLLSSHVRGVGTRGFPLRLQATEVRINPVEFNPDFVARMIPKVEWAALVQAADTLNLAEVPKEPTEGYEHDETFLRKMHHVLLEVDVLEGTLQCPESGRLFPISRGIPNMLLNDEETET
- the Prdx5 gene encoding peroxiredoxin-5, mitochondrial, whose translation is MVQLRFCVLGSIAGSVLRASTTWTCVASRAGRKGAGWECGGARSFSSAAVTMAPIKVGDTIPSVEVFEGEPGKKVNLAELFKDKKGVLFGVPGAFTPGCSKTHLPGFVEQAGALKAKGAQVVACLSVNDVFVTAEWGRAHQTEGKVQLLADPTGAFGKETDLLLDDSLVSLFGNRRLKRFSMVIDKGVVKALNVEPDGTGLTCSLAPNILSQL
- the Esrra gene encoding steroid hormone receptor ERR1; amino-acid sequence: MSSQVVGIEPLYIKAEPASPDSPKGSSETETEPPVTLASGPAPARCLPGHKEEEDGEGAGSGEQGSGKLVLSSLPKRLCLVCGDVASGYHYGVASCEACKAFFKRTIQGSIEYSCPASNECEITKRRRKACQACRFTKCLRVGMLKEGVRLDRVRGGRQKYKRRPEVDPLPFPGPFPAGPLAVAGGPRKTAPVNALVSHLLVVEPEKLYAMPDPASPDGHLPAVATLCDLFDREIVVTISWAKSIPGFSSLSLSDQMSVLQSVWMEVLVLGVAQRSLPLQDELAFAEDLVLDEEGARAAGLGDLGAALLQLVRRLQALRLEREEYVLLKALALANSDSVHIEDAEAVEQLREALHEALLEYEAGRAGPGGGAERRRAGRLLLTLPLLRQTAGKVLAHFYGVKLEGKVPMHKLFLEMLEAMMD